TTTAGAACAAACCCCAAACCgtgaatgtttgaggaatatcagtAATACAGTGCTGCATTGCAAACAATTCCATCAAGTTCTCTGCTGGGGGGTATTCAAGAAAGTAGGTTAAGCGACTTACCCCTGTATATTTACTCAGAGTAAGTGGATAACCTCAACTTTCGGTTCCAAAAACTGAGGTAACTTTCGGGGTATGtagtagccatagcaacttactctctgaacataacctgttctggagtaggttatgttccagagttcgtttatttcaggtagatgtCATTAAGTTTCAGAGGTTGTCAGTGCATGCATGCCCTTCTGATAGTGACACAGTGGGCGTAGAAACTCAGATTATgcacaatattatacttttaaagcattattatggTAAAATGCAATCTTTACCTTCTTCTCCCTGGCATTTCCAGTCTCATACACCGCAGATCTGCATTCAAAagtgatccagaatgcagcagcacatcatgaaccaaagagagtgcatgttacaccacttcttgtctctcttcactggctgccggttgatgcacgtaccaaattcaaggctctgatgctggcatacagaacagtcaatgGGTCTgcaccagcatacctaaaatcatttctgcagagctatgtccccgccagaagcctgcggtcggctaaggaacgccgccttgttgtaccaacacaaagaggcaccaaaacactcaccggactttcggtttcatcgtaccatgttggtggaacgaccttcccaactccatccgtgaagctgactcactttctgtcttcaaaaaacagctaaaaacacatattttccatgagcacttaaccagtcacaaaaaaaaaaaaatcttgttgcactttaatctgtcttgaatactactattctgatgctagtgaaactttgtaatatggcacttttcgtaccactgtctccttaagatgattcgctcataatgtattcctcttttgtaagtcgctttggataaaagcgtctgccaaatgaataaatgtaaatataaatatcaaagaaTAAAGGTattatagcacccacattctttttacagttccttcagtcagTGAATATTCATGTTATTTATAACATTACATTCCATAGTATCAATATCTTAAGAAATTAATCActcattcttcttcttcactaactagataatGTGTGatcatttcacagaccacatatATAGCATAGGGGTTAGAGATTTGATTCCTTATCACTTTAATTCATGAAatgtacatataaatgcacacattgcCAGACTTGTTCAATATActctattatctgaaaatataaatgagacatgctgtcatttagagtaACCTACAGTGCCCTCATGTAGCTTGTGGTCaagtgattcaatgaaaagatgtctttctgatgctcagcctcctctactccatTAGAAGCTGTATATGGTCCTTCTCTAAATTACACATCTGCCTTTCAATATGGACCTTTTACAGTTTCCTTTACAACTAGGAAGAGATGAGAGTTACTTTTCTCTAATAttcatgaacatctataatgtctaatcagacacatgatcttcagttaaaacaacataatttcattCAGTTCCAAGTTGTTGGAGGTAGATGGACCTGCTACATGAGACTGCACAGCCATGACCTTTTAGGGAACAAGACAACAAACAAGTTTTCTTGCCACACCAAATAAGGACATAATGGTCACATAACTCTGTGGGCCTCCCATCATTctccacctctgttacagcagaGTTTCATCTTATGAATAATCAAGTGTGTCCTACAGATAAACATTACTGTCaaggtcctgtcaccttgtcaggttggtttttgtctgacgaggaccgtggcatcatcgttccctgtttgttttCTTCCAAGCGTGTCAAAgtttttgccctcatgtgtttcaggtgccgctggcacgcggaatcagcgtttccatgggaaccctgattgtttccatgggaacactgatcatgccaactttcatcTGTGAgtggcacctgccccttgtttgttcatgcctatattaatcccctCATGTGTCATGTCCGGGGCTGGATTGTTAAATGTAGTTAGATGTTGAATGTTTAATGTTGCTCAGTTTTTGagcattgttgtttgatgttgagtactaacctcactctctctgcctagttgatCCTGTGTATCTGTTGATTGCCCGTGTGTCGGGtatgtggttgccttccagttttgctgtgtgtcagctggtcttccatggaggatacctcgtctctgcctgTGTCTCGTTTGGAGGGATACgtcgcatttctcggccgcatacatcatcgaggctgtctcgtttcagaaaagcgagtaggacacttcgaatgcagccttcggatgcgaccttctttcatgggaatttggaggacgcatgaggtgtatccttcatgggaactcacaacccacaattctttgctttggaaatgtctaaaaaataacgccaatttgccagtaaatatgatgttcaaacgcaagtaatgttaattacattaaaagttgaagtacctcagtaaaTGAGTGCAGAGTATatcatatgtataattatattgatatataattaaagtattagactaaaagtacacctgtaaaatctattttcttttctctttacatcattataactctcctaaaatgtaacTCATACATTCCTTTCCAGAGGgaatttgttcccttctcactcaaagcgctcgtgcttgttaaagagtggcgtgctgtcatagcaaccatgttacgttctgtttccgtttgtcctgaAGGCCCTCTCGTTTAAATGTCGCGACGCtgttttgtggcgcgttctgcataacgcggcgacccatgcggccccatttcgcagccaccccaccgggaaaagtcccggttctcccagtCCGGCACtgcataatattaatagaatgtgaagttcagtgcaaacaaataacataacgGTCGacatattaaacattaatgtagacgagagaggtctaatattagtgttgaataatataatttaatatcaagaaaatgtttaaatgctgcGTACTTTTAACAGAGATTGACGGATTCAACACAAACCCTACACTGACGTTTTCCCTCGGGCAccaacaacacacacagacaccccgccccttttaaataaattaccatATCATGTGACGTCACCGCAGATGGGCGTGACTTTCGCTGAGCTCGTGTCCAACACAAACAACTCGAGCTGCGGGCGCAGAATGAAAGCGGAGAGAGTCGGTGTTAGTAAATAGACCAGCGTGTACAAGCGTGAAGACGGAATAAAACAGTACTGATACAATATACGGAATAAACAGCACTTGACAGACACATTTTCGCACTGGTGAGTGTCTAAAGTTTATGTGACTTATTTGCGACATTCATTTCTTACTTTTCTCAGTTGGGACGTGATTTGTGCTTTCATACTTAGAAATAAAAAGAACTGAAGTGACTGTGTCAGTTAGACACAAACTTCTTGTGATGGTCTATGAAAGAAAATGTTAAATTACAGAATGAAGAATGATTATCACAACGCACAGAAAAGTATCAGTTTCATTCCAAACTTTAAACAATCAGTTGTGCTTATTCAAATGTTCATGTCTGTCTGAACATTTCAGCTACATTCAAATGATGTTGTATGTGTTTTATTGTGGTATTACTTTATGATAGGTTATGTTTTATTTTGGTTTACTTTGCTAGTTTTCTTAATAACATATGCCCATATTATAATACCTTAATAACTATCTGTTGACATAAttacttattaattattaatatactTATAAATCAGTATCCTTTTATATTTAACTGTTCAGCATTTTGAAATGATAAATGATCTGCTGCAGATCTCAAGCATTGTAAAGATCTTACAAGTCTATGCATGCCAGAAAACTGTTTATAATGGATCAGTTTTACTAAATTCACCACCCACTGTAATTGCCCCAATTATATTAAaacattctcattgtagagaatcaGTGCTAGACAGAGATTGATTGGTTGATTGTTTGTTTTGATGGGGCTGATTTAAATTGTACCAGTTTGTTTTCTGGGAAATATAATATCAGCCACGGCATACAGAACACCAGCACAGGCCTGAAACTTCCCCTTATTTGCATGTGAGTGCTTTGAAACGCTGCCCTTTCACGTGCTGGTGGTTTTGCTTGCCACTTGCCTATCTTAGTCATCATCTCACAGTCCTTTGATTCCTGAAGTTGCATTTTGCATGCTGAATATTCCTTGTTAAAGCAAACCAATATAAATATAATGACTAAAACTTATTTTAGATCAGTCTCGTTATTAATTGATCATGTGAATATGTGTACACTCACAAAGATACATTGTTTTTATCAGGTCAATTGTTCCAGGACTGTATTGATAAGATGTTTTGCTTTTGAGCAGGGTGGGCCATTTCTAGTCAATATTCTGGGAATATTTTAGAAACTAGAAACTAGATTTCAATCATTTCCATGTCTTTTCCACACCTGGAAACCACAGTTTTAAAATTCACTGATATAGCGAGTTTTTCCTTAACCAAAGGAACTCTGAATCTAGACACAAAAATTCTAATTTCGCATAATAATTTGGCATAATCCTGACTGATATCTACAGGGGTCTTGTCACAGCATGACAGTCTGTGCTGTATTTCAGGGCAGTTTCGGTGACTCCTCTGATGGAGGATGAGGAGGATGAACAGCTTCCTCACTGCTGTGAAACACCATTAAGAAACAAGAGCACAGAGAACAGAGACGCCTTGCGTCGAGAGGTGGGACAATCGACAAACCGACACGGACGTTTTGAAGACAGATTCACTCAGACTGCGAGCTCTGTCCAGAACTCAGGGAGAGCTGGAGATATGGCACCATTCCAGAGGTCTGAAGCAGAGACATCATCACGTCCCTGTGGAAATGTTGATGCCAGGACTGCATTTAGGGCTAATTGTGGAACTGGGGGCTGTGCGTCACTTACTGCGACCCCAGGGGCTCCTGAAGAGCCAAGAGCACTTTTTCATGGTAAAGAAATACAATGTGCATCAAATCCATGCTTGTGAGATTATAATTTGGTTtctttaaggtgaagtgtgttatttgtGCGCCACTAGTTTCAAtgaaatggaattgcaaaaataatgactgttttcaaacaggtttcccgaacactcccccgTCTTCTATTGGTCAGCCAAATAGACTGTCCCGCCCCAAATTCACACCTTTGGAATACtctaacaaacagagcaatgttttgaaagcgccacagaggcacagtgtttacactttataGGAAAGTCATCCTACgattggcttacttatagttgtctctgcatattaatatgaaaaatgagaaagtattttaacattccaaAAAATttaacacttcacctttaaatttgttttgcaactaaatttaaaaatgtaactatcACACAGACAAACTGCCTTGAGCAAAATAAGTCAAATTGTTGCTATTTGTTGAAGCAATTACAAAGTTTAAAGTTAATAattcataaatgttttccatctgtaaGGAAATGCTGGGTTTCGAGCCCACTTCCCTGCCCTGTTCGAACCCGTCCCGGATGGTACACCAAACACAAGAGACAGAGCGGTGGATGAAATGAggcaagaagaaaaagaagatgaACCTGAGGGGGGGATTAGTGTGGAGATTCAGATTGGACGTAAATTACGAGAAATGGGTGACCAGTTTCAGCAGGAACATCTTCAGCTGGTAAGAGTCATTTCAGATCAGACTAGTTCAGATTTGTTTCTTTCCCTCATGCAAGGCTGAACTCTTGCCATGTGAATCAGATGGGGTAAAACATTTCACAGGTGTTTTGAGACTGGTTTACATTGCAGTGGTTATTGTCATGATGTGAAATGACATCATCGTGTGCTGTTATTTCTACTGCATATGCAAATGCTCAACCGATGACATCCTTGGTTTACTCTTCTCAATGCTCTGTTTACTCATGACATGTTCTTTTAAATTTGTTCAGATGACTTAACAAAAGTTATACTGTATGAAAATACATAAGCCTTTATCCATTATATTACACACAGTTGTTTGTCAGTAAGCCATTTTAATCGCTTGATGCGTTTACGTATATAGTAACATGAGAGTTTGCATCAGTATCCAGTCAAAATTAAGTTTTGGGgtcaaattcatttatttttaaagtgtttttcaaGGAAATAACACACTAATATACTGTaggacagtggttcccaacccgttcctggaggcccccccaacgtggcacattttgtatatctcccttttctgacacacccaattcaggtcttggagtcacCACAAACAAGCGGATGAGTTGAattaggtgtgtttgattagggagatatccaaaatgtgtagtgttggggggcttcCAGGAATAGGGTTGGGGACCACTGCTGTAGGagatacatttgaaacagtgttagaaaaaaatatatgaaagatGGCACATTTTATCATGTAAATATGACCATGTGAGGAGTCTTAGAGTGTTTTGCTATAGAATATTTAGGTTAATATACAttaagtgcattcaaggtatacatatCATCAGTTTATGCaattcctgggaatcaaacctatgACCTAGGTGTCGCTAACGCTGTGCGCTACCAGTTGAGCCACGTGAATGTGTGAAAAATATTAGAGATATTCTGTTTTGAAAAAAGTGATGTAGTTAAATTAAAATGACCGAAGCAGATGAAGACGACAAGGTTTGATTCAGTAAAGTGGTGTTAATGTTTGAGAGTTACCTACATTTACATTGATTCATTTAGCCACTGACACTTTTATAGAAAGTGACTCTCTACCACtgcattaaagggattgttcatcccaaaatgaaaattcggtgacccttgtgttgttccaaacccatattaattttgtttcttcaatgaaacacagaaggagatgttaagcaaacatttttagcTTCAGTCCCTATGGACTTTTATTGTGTTTGTGAGTGGGGGAAGATGCAATGAACATTTATGGCTGACatatttgtgttccatgaaataaagatggtactatccctttaagtaccatAGGATAAATGTAGATCTGTCGAGACTTTCAAACTATGCAAGTTGAATTTAGCTCAGCCCTGACTAGCTGAAGTTTGTGTGTGAGAGCTGAAAGAGGATGTGAAGTGTGCTTATACTCCAGGCTAAATTTAGACACTGACTCAAACTCCACGTCAGCCTGCATGTGACAATGCTTTCAAATGGCGGCTAAGATAACACCGTTTGTTACGCCCTGTGTATATAGTAGTGTGAAATGCCGAACGCGTGTATCTGAGATGGATTAATTGACGTACAGCCCGAAAATGTCCATGTGCTTTTAATAGTTTATGGAAAATTTGCCGGCACGAGTTCAGATACAATTAAAAACTGAAACTTCATGTTCTTACGTATGAAACTCGCCCAAAGGcacttgaataataataataataataataaataataataataaaattatatatatatatatatatatatataaaccctgaAGGATAAAAATATAGCTAAGAATTGTAGAGTGTGTCGGAATAGCAAGGTAATCTAAATTAAAGATTTGATAATTGATTTTAGCGCTATATAAAAGACAGTCGTTAATGTAATACACTGCAAGACTGAACTACAATTCCCACCCACAACTTAGCTGGATCAACTATTGATTGGACACTTTAGCTGTCCATCAATAGGGGTTTTGAAACCAAGCGTTAGGCGGGACACAGCACCATCCAGTGGCAGTTACTCGCCACTGAATTAAAACAGTTTTAACATGAAAAAGTGAACACTAAACAAAAATCTACACTATTTacttggtcttattgtgcacaagtcataattttatgttattccaaaaaaataaaataaataaaacgctTGTCTCCAAAATCTTTCATCATCATGTAATAAttgctctatttatttattttaattgattattAACAACAATAACATCAAGAAATCACGTCCATATGAACAAGATGAGTTCAAAACAAAAGAGGACAATATTACAAAACCCTTATACAGGAAGAAAAAATaacgaagagagagagagagagagagagagagagagagagagagagagagagagagagagagatgggcattgttttaggctactgcTGTAGGTAATACAACTTTCTCTTAATGCCAAGAATTAACTCGCTAATTTAATGCCATttatcataaaagtaataaagACTACAGCAGTAAATTCAGAGCTGTCTTCATTCTGGTATAAAGCGGCCACTTCTCATGATCAAATTACTTCCCAATGGTCAAAATTAAGTCAAACACTACAATTTGTTTTGTCGTTGCACATTCAGTTTCAGTCTGGATATGTCACCTAGCAGAAGTAAAATGGCTTGCAAATGCTTTTCACGCTGACCTTAAATTCCAACATAAATATAGGCCTTATAATGGATCTTTGATTAATTTGGTCATTTCActtttatatttacatgtttctTTTTCTACAGTTCACTCAGCACCACAGGGGCCAGTTGGGTTGGTTCCACCTAGTAACATCACTGTACAACTTCCTGTTTCCACGAGAAGGGCCCCGAAATACAAGAGCCCAGAGATGAGGGGGCCACAGCACAGGTTCAGGACCCAAATGAGTTTCACGCAGCACTGCAAGACCTGGACTGTGCACAGATATGGATTATATGGCTCAAAAACAGTGTGAAAATGAAGCGAGTTGCCGCTGGTCTGAGACTTCCCTCCTTTTTCAACGAAGTCATTATCAGAATGGTGCACTGGGGGAAATGAGACATATTCTGCAGGTTGCATATCAATAGTAAGATATTAATATTCTGCCTCATGTTGTTTCCCCAAAACATCTTCACATTTGAGCGGATCTCGGTGCAGTGGATGCCTTAAAAAATCCCAGAAGAAAGAAACTATGCTGTGAGAACACCGAAGAGGTCCACAGAAATATATTTGTGCTGAAACTTCTACACATACTACACTCTGACACATTCCTGAACAGATCTGGATTGAGCTTTTTCTGCTGGTTCATCAGTGTTCTTGTTTGATTCCCATCCACGTGGCAGTTATCAGTATTATTGGGACAGAGTTGAAGCACTTTTTTAATTGGCAACAGAGACCTGTCGTCTTGACCAGGGCGTTTGTTCATCCATAGGCCAGTAACATGCTTCATAAAGGACTGATGCACAGAAATTTAAACAATGAATTATTTGTTGAAATGAAGACAAATACTTGAACATCAGGTTTTACTCTATCAATATCGAGCCTTTTCTAAAAGTGTTTGCATTTGAGAGGAATGTGAATTTTCTGATAAAAACATGTTGGAATTCCTGCAGAAAATGATGCTTTCTCATTAAGGGAGAATGTACCACAAATTATTCAATTCACAggtgaaaaacataaaaaaaagcttttgaaaaatCAATTTGCCTTAATGAATTTGTCTGTTCTGTTGTCTTAAAGACTCCATGAATTCACTTGATGAGACatttcattctagagagcatttgattggactaaAAGATAGACACGCCCAtgagtgcaggatgagtcatcaatattttcagGTTCATTATCCCAGAAAAGactgtaatttttacattttatgtgtaCACCTACCAGAAGTTTTAGTAAACTTTTAGTAGTACACTAGCTTATGAATTGTTTTGAAGCCACAAAATTCCAATTCCAACTTCATGTGGTCTTCAGGCTCTGTATTTCTGTTCTTCTGTCTCATATCACAGACCTTTGACATTTGATATCAATATGAATTACATAAATGATTTCTTTCAGGCACTGAGGTATTAGTTTAGATATCACTGTTGAAAACCTCCTGTAGTTGTAATTGGGGGTGAGATTATAAAATGTGCTTGAAGAGCAATACACCAAATCATCTTTTACTGTTTAACCCAAGCGAAAAATGCAATCACTAACATAAAATCTGCAAATATTATcagttacccccccccccctttttttaagTTCTaggaaaagttgtatatgtttgtAAATAGCGATCACTGATTATTGCAAAGatgattttataaatgtaaatgtcttagAGGGAAAGTTTCCTCGTTCAGATGGCATAAATATGCTTTTATGAGGAGGACATGAAGGAACTCATGAGAGATGTAGATTTTTATCAGAACGCCCAGTGAGAAGGCCCAGTGACTGGCTCATGATTTGGTGTTGATGTTAATATTTTAGTTTGAATATGATTAATGATAAACTGGGAGATGATTTATTttccatatatatctttttaAACTCATATTGTAAagtgaaatgtatttaaatataagattaatataaatgtaagttaTGAAAATAGATATTCCATTTCTAGTTTCTTAAAGGTGAAGCGTGCAATTTCTGAGACACCAAATGTGATGGCAAAAATAACTAGATAGGTCAAGTTTGTCAAGagaaactttgatgttggcttggcaAAGCTTTGTCTGAAAGTTTGAAAGTAGTTTTGAATGTTcaaagtttgatggttataccagagattatttagcagagatgggccacttccattaaaatgaatgggagaaattggaatgcttaACGGCAATCAaaggtcaacagatgtagaaaagaagtcccaccttaaagttaaaagagacaatcaccttttagatacagacatcgcctgtcaatcaactagaCAATGCGCGTGTGCGTTAGCTTTACAAGCCCAGAAAATGAGgtaaatatgaggtaaagaagcacaatttatgataccagtgttttaagattttactactgatttg
The nucleotide sequence above comes from Myxocyprinus asiaticus isolate MX2 ecotype Aquarium Trade chromosome 25, UBuf_Myxa_2, whole genome shotgun sequence. Encoded proteins:
- the LOC127415694 gene encoding uncharacterized protein LOC127415694; translated protein: MEDEEDEQLPHCCETPLRNKSTENRDALRREVGQSTNRHGRFEDRFTQTASSVQNSGRAGDMAPFQRSEAETSSRPCGNVDARTAFRANCGTGGCASLTATPGAPEEPRALFHGNAGFRAHFPALFEPVPDGTPNTRDRAVDEMRQEEKEDEPEGGISVEIQIGRKLREMGDQFQQEHLQLFTQHHRGQLGWFHLVTSLYNFLFPREGPRNTRAQR